Genomic window (Equus quagga isolate Etosha38 chromosome 12, UCLA_HA_Equagga_1.0, whole genome shotgun sequence):
CTGCATATACATTTCATAATTActtaaatattggaaaataatttcacATGGAATCTGAATTAAGATAGTCGTAATGAACTTGCTttattaaatttaagtaaaagCCACCTGGACAAGtttaattatttcaataactcaaaaagtttaacaaaattttaaaaattaaaaaattgacaaatcttaaCTAATCCTATCCAAGTGCAGAAGGTTCCTTAAACCGCCATTGCTTCAACCTGCTTTGCAAAGCATCGTTCTCGGGACGTCACTGCTTTAGAGTGCGTGGAACTTTCTCACTGGAAACACTTCAAAGATCCCAACTAACATAACGTGAGCGCGAACGCCTGTGTGtcggtgtgtgtgtctgtgtgcgtgcaCGTCCGGCTCTACCCTCTCGCCGGTCCTCAGACAGCAGGAATTCCTAACGGGAGCGACCTCCTAACGCTCAGCGTCCTAACGTGAGCCCGACGCTCGGCGTCCAGTCTCAGATTAGCGCGCAGAAGGCCATGAGCCCAGACGCGCAGAGAGGGGGCGTCCAGGGACGTCTGACGCGCGCACGTCCCCTGCGCAGCGCTTCGGGCGAGCCGATTGGCTGACGCGGCCAAGGCCGAGGGCGCGATTGGTGGGCGGCCGCACGTCCCGCCCCCCGCCTCTCTACCTCCCTCCGTCAGGCCGCTCCGCAGTCCAGCTCAGCTGCACAAGGGGCTCCGGAGTTTTGACCGGGAGGTGGTCCGGCGGCCCGCGGTCCGGGTGGCAGACCTCGCGTGCACAGGGCGTGGCGCCACCGCGCCACCGTGATGTCAGGCGCGGGCCGGCGCGCGATTGGCCAGCCGGCATGTGGCGCGCTCTGGCGCGGGCGCGGGCGGTTGGGCTGTGGGcccctgggggcggggcgggggcgtgggggcggggcctgcgggaggggcggcggcggccggcgGCCGGCGCTAAAGCTGGAGTGTCCGCGGCGGCGCGGGAGCGCTGCGACGGCCGACGCCTGAGGTACGGAGcgcggggcggcgggggcggcggcggcggcggctgcggcgggGGGACGCGGGACGGCGGCTGGGAAGCGGCGTGAGGCGTCGGGCCGGGGAGGCGCAGCCGCCCCCCGTCCGTCGCCGGGCCCTCACGGCCTCCCCCGCAGCTTCCCGGGACGGACCAGCCCCGCCGCAGCGATGCCCGAGGTGGACACCGGCCGCCTCGACCCGCAGCAGGTGCAGCTCCTGGCGGAGATGTGCATCCTCATCGACGAGAACGACACCCGCATCGGGGCGGACACCAAGAAGAACTGTCACCTGAACGAGAACATCGAGAAAGGTGCCGCCGCGGCGTCTCGGGCCCGCGGGAGGCGGGCGGGCGGGACGGCAGGACGCAGAGGCGGCAGCGAGCCCCTCGGGTGCTGGGCCCCGCGCGGGGAGGCGGGCGAGGAGCGGCCCGTTTGCCGCTGCGTCACCGGCGTCTGCTGTGCCGGCAGGGCTGCTGCACCGGGCGTTCAGCGTCTTCCTGTTCAACGCCGACAACAAGCTCCTGCTGCAGCAGCGGTCCGACGCTAAGATCACCTTTCCGGGTGAGCGCGCTGGGGGCGGCGGGCGTTCGCCGTGCGCCCGGAGCGGAGCCGCAGGGCCGtcgcgggcggggcgggggtcCAGTTCCTCGCGGAAGGGGCGAGGGCGAGGGCGCAGCCCGCGGGGACGGCCGCCTGCGAGCTGTGCCCACCTGTGGACGTGGCTTTAACTCTGTCTTACGTTTTGACCGTCTTGGTAAGAACGCGTTAAAGAATTTATCTACACGTCTTTCCCGAAAGGATTACTGATGGCCATTAGCAATGACTGAGAAACCCTCaagaatcatttctttttccgttacttttaaaacttaaggGCCccgccctgtggcttagtgggtAAGCTGTCGCACTCTgctcggggttcgctggttcggatcctggtgtggacctacacaccgcgtgaagccatgctgaggccgcctGCCTCATGGGACAACTAGGGTACACAACCATgtagggggctgtggggagaggaaaaaaggaggaagactggcaacagaccttagcccagagccaatcttcctcaccaaaaaggctGGGAATCATTacctgctctttaaaaaaaagaactggatCTTTAGACtgactttgaagaaaaatgattgtatatgtatattaacacGTTTCAGGTTGTTTTACCAATACCTGTTGTAGTCATCCGTTAAATAATCCAAGAGAGGTTGAAGAAAATGATGCAATTGGAGTAAGACGAGCAGCGCAGAGGCGTTTAATGGCTGAATTAGGAATTCCCATGGAACAGGTAACCTGCACAATTCTACAAGCTGAAATGTTTAGAAATCTAAAcatacatttaaacatttttaataaagttttaaattcaaCTGTAGGTCTCAGTTTTGTAAGCTCTTGAATTATTAGCCCCTGAAAGCACCTTGAATAAagattatttaccttttttctttcttttttgaggaagattagccctgagctaactgctgccagtcctcctctttttgctgaggaagactggccctgagctcacatccgtgcccatcttcctctactttatatgtgggactcctacaacagcatggcgtgccaagccgtgccatgtccgcacctgggattcaaaccaccaaaccccgggctgccgaagtggaacatgcgcacttaactgctgcaccactgggctggcccctacatttttCCTGGAATTGTCCCCTTTAACTAAGACCTGAATAAATAAACTGTCTAGTGTctacttaaaatgaaaaatttttttttctcccaaaaagtAACATTTAGATATGAAGGAGAATCTCACACTTCTAGTTTGAgtgactgcattttttttttaatatcattatttcGATGAAGTCAAACTAGTTTTGGTCCTATGGAAAGAAATTTAGACGCTTGAAACTAACTATGTAATAATTATTTCCATATGTCATCAGTAggagattaatattttaaaaggtctAATTCTAAACCTATAGTTCTGTTCAAGATATTACTGAAATGTAGTGGGTTACTTTGGTCACTTTAGAGGACTTCTTTTGTTGTTGatggttttgttattgttttatttttgtcctagGTTCCTCCAGAAGAAATTAATTACCTAACACGAATTCACTACAAAGCTCAATCTGATGGTATCTGGGGAGAACATGAAATTGATTacattttgtttgtgaggaagaacGTGACTTTGAATCCAGATCCCAATGAGATTAAAAGCTATTGTTATGTGTCCAAGGAAGAACTAGAAGAGCTTCTGGAAAAGGCAGCCAGTGGTGAGATTAAGATAACTCCGTGGTTTCAAATTATTGCAGagacttttctctttaaatggTGGGATAACTTAAATCATTTGAATCAGTTTGTTGACCATGAGAAAATACATAGAATGTGAATGTGGAGATGAATGATTAGTAAAGTACTGAAAAACTTCTGTATGTagtaaacttaaaatttttttaaattttgttccccATTAGAACTCTCATTTGAAACATTGATACAACCAGTATTTATGTGGAAAATACaaccaaatttttaattttgtatcacACAACCTATATGTGTGCACTGCTATTTGCAAAAGACATTTATGAGAGATTATTGTAAAAGAGAGCAAATAAATTTGTCTAAACACAGATCCTGACAAATTTGAATAAGTGAAGCTCTTCATTTTTGATATGTTGTGATAAACA
Coding sequences:
- the LOC124249049 gene encoding isopentenyl-diphosphate Delta-isomerase 1 produces the protein MWRALARARAVGLWAPGGGAGAWGRGLREGRRRPAAGAKAGVSAAARERCDGRRLSFPGRTSPAAAMPEVDTGRLDPQQVQLLAEMCILIDENDTRIGADTKKNCHLNENIEKGLLHRAFSVFLFNADNKLLLQQRSDAKITFPGCFTNTCCSHPLNNPREVEENDAIGVRRAAQRRLMAELGIPMEQVPPEEINYLTRIHYKAQSDGIWGEHEIDYILFVRKNVTLNPDPNEIKSYCYVSKEELEELLEKAASGEIKITPWFQIIAETFLFKWWDNLNHLNQFVDHEKIHRM